DNA sequence from the Nicotiana tomentosiformis chromosome 3, ASM39032v3, whole genome shotgun sequence genome:
GAGGAATATTATTACTGGTACTGCAGCTGTATAATTTGGTTGGTAGATTATACCTTTTTGCCGGGTCCAACAAGGAGAAAGAGTTAGGGGTCGTTTGATTTTGGGATAAAGATACTAATCTCACATAAAATTTGGGATTGCATTTATTCCATATTTGGCCAGTTATGAGGTATTAGCTAATACCAATATAAGTTTTTGTACCAAGAATCTTGGTTTTAGCTTCACATTAGATATCCCAAAATTATAATCCCGTGATTATTAATCGCTGAATATTTTAGACTAGAGCCAAATGGCCCCTTAAAGAACTACACAAGTTACCTAGATCATATATATACAAATAGGAAGAGTATATATTGAGAAAGaagccaaaacatatccatttgAAATCCAAGCTTTCTTGCTATGTCACATGTTGTGTACTGTTTAGTAATTATTCAGCTGAATGTGACAATCCAAAAGGGGACCAGAAAacaagattttaaaaaaaatattatataagagaaagagagagagaagcCAAACTTAAACTGAAGCCCAAATTCATTCTCGCACAGAAAAAAGGAATAGACTCTACTCAATCAAAAGAATCATCATGAGTCACTGTACGGTACCAACTTGGAATCCAAGGCACCAAAGACAAGAACAAGCAGTAGAAGCAGAAGAGCCTAACAAATACCCTCACGTGCATAATCAGCAGAATCAGATTAATCATTTTATGCCCATGTATATATGCTCCCTTAATTACCCTTCAATTCTTAGAACAGTTTTCTTGAGCTCCTTTTCTAGCTTCAGTCTTCTTATCTAATTCACTCTTTGATCAAATAATCAGATTTTTCAGTTCAGTGAATtcagcccaaaaaaaaaaaaactggaaCTACGTACAACTTGGACAAGTTTGTGCTGCTTTCAATTCATCCTTCGGTACTGGTCCGATACGTGTTATAGGTCACAAGTTAAACCCGTCGAAACAACCGCTAATGCTTGTATTAGGGTTAGTTGTTTACATCACGCCCTTGGGATGTGGTCCTTACCCGGATCCCACGTGAACGCGAGATACTTTGTGCACCGGATTATGTTGCCCTTTATTCTTTTCTTGATTTACATGTAGTGTGCTTGGGAAAACATTCGTGAATATTCCTAGCAATATTGTTACATCCTCTTGATGATTAATTACATgcttaatataaataaaaaatttcaGGTCCAAGTGTGAAAAAGTTGCAGAGCTGACATGGGAAAACCCGCAGATAGGAATGCAAGGAGTTGGGGGCATCCTCTCCATGTCCCAAACAAAACCAACAATATTGGGAAGAGCCGGCGATACATTAGAGTCTATCGTGCATCAAGCAACATACCACGGGCAAAATCAGACTTCAATTCAAAATTATGGCCAAAATCAGAATCTGAAATTCGGGATGTGTGTAGGAAAATGGGGCGAGAGTTCGCAACATCAAATGGCGCCTCCTCCTTCCACACGTACAGGAGGAGCAACAGTGTTGGCTAAAAAGAGGATGAGATCAGAATCATATGGTGGAAATTTAGTAGGAGAAGATGAGTATGAAGAACGTAGCGCATGTGCAAGTGCCAGCGCTACGTTCTGTAGGGAGAATGACACCACTATGGTGACATGGCCTTCATTTGATGAATCTTCTCGTAGCATTAAATCCAAAACCACTTGTGACGAGGATTCTGCTTGTCACGATGGTGGCTCGGTAAGCAAATTCTACTAACATCTTCTTGTACTATATTAATATATCTACCTCTAGAGAGAATAAAGCTCGTTAGTAGTCCGGTACGGTTCGGCTGAACCCAATAACTTTTGTTCTAACATTACAATTATATTAAGAAAGTCattaaatgtaaaaaaaaaaaatattaagctTAGAACCTGGTTATCAACACTTGAAATCATCGTTCTAAAATCCAGAACCCATTAGATTAATTAAAATCCTGGCACCGCCTCAGGAGAATATGTCATGTAAATTTGATTGCAAATAGAATATTTCGCTTGTAGCAGGAAAACAAGGAGGAAGAACATGAAACAAAAGGATCCAACTCATCAAGACGCAGCCGAGCAGCAGTTGTTCATAACCAGTCAGAGCGGGTATATACACACTTTTCATTTACTCTGCCTAATTATAGGTCTTACATGAACATATGTAGCTACGTACTAATAGCATATTGTTGTGTTGTTTTATTGTTTGGTACAGAGACGTCGAGATAGAATTAACCAAAAGATGAAAACTCTGCAGCGGTTGGTACCAAATGCAAGTAAGGTGCGTTATATATAGTCACATACGTAATAATTAATAACAGTAGTGAACATCAAATTGAGCCTAGCTACCCAAATTTTGATACAACTAATGTTGAATTGTGCAGACAGATAAGGCATCAATGCTTGATGAGGTAATAAACTACTTAAAGCAGCTACAAGCACAAGTTCAGTTGATGAGCAGTGCAAGAAACATGGCGCCACAAATGATGATGCCGCTCGGAATGCATCAACATATTCAGATGTCACTACTAGCAAGAATGGGAATGGGCGTTGGTCTTGGTATGGGCATGGGAATGTTTGATATGACTGCTTTAGCTCGCGCTGCTGCTCCTCATCAGTCTCTTACAACGCATTACCCCATTCATACAAATCCGATCGCCAATCCCACTAATCCATTCATCCCACCAGCCTTCGCCATGCCTACAGCCCCAGCTATTCCTTCCGCCGCACAAGCTAATACTGTCGGCAGGGCGACAACTGCTGTTACACCGGCCCCCTATAGCGCTTTTCTAACGCAAGTAAGCAGTCTAATTACTTCTTCATTGTTATTGTTAATTAGTAGATCAAGCTAAGTAATTAGAAGATGATCAATATATGTTGAGACACAGTATACATCAAAATTAATAGTGTGTTCTCACTAATAATTTAAGTGTTTGGACGAGATATTTTCTACAAAGGTGGTTAATTATTAGCATATACAAGAATCTTATCGTCATTGAACAGAAAATTCAACATGTTTGGCCCATGAAAAGGCTCAGACCCGCATGAGGGGCATATTGAGACatattatataattaaaaaaaaaaggcagcgtctggtgcactaagctcctgctATGCACGGGATTTAAGGAAGGACCGGACCACAAATGTctataaaaatttaatattatattattaagTACTCCCTTATTAGACGTGAAATCTTTTTAACAACTTATATAAGCTTTAATTAGATGAAATGTTCACAAGATTAACATTGTTTTTATATTCTAGTATATATTGAGAAGATTTTATAGTGATTTACAATCTTTGTTTTACGTTTTATTATATGGTTACGATGTCGACAGTCAATGGACACGGAGTACTTCAACAACATGGCAGCTTTGTATCGGCAGCAAGCTAATAATCACTCTACGCAGACAACAGACAGCAAACTCAACCAGGGAAATCTcaatatccaaggccaaagggAATAGAATATGacagtttatgttattttatgaTATGAACTTCTTATTTGTGTCGAAGAATTGCAAGGCTATTAGATGACAATATATTGCTCATCGAATATCTTTCTAGAGTTGACAAGAATTGATGTGCATGCAGTTGTATAAACTTTGTATTCAGTCCAATATAAATGGTAGTTTAATGTACGTATGCGTAACAATTTCAATATTCTACCATTTCAGAAAAATTCTTAGCTTTGTCAACGATCAATATTCGCGGTCATCTGAAATGAACAGAGCTTTAAAAAAAGATATTCCCTTTGTTTTATTTTATACTCCGTTTTGTTTGACTAGaaacaaaatttaattttttttaacacaTATAAAAAGTATCTTTAGAACTTATAGTCTTATTCCGTAAAATTATCAGCAAAATACCACCTTGCTTCATTACTCCCGAAGAGAGGGCAGTGCACTAAGTTCTAATTTTCCTCAaacaattaaatttaaaaaaaaaaagaaaagaaaagaaaaagaaataactgTTTCATAAAAACTGCCGACAAAGTTTTTTAATGTGAAGCCAGAAGAAGCTATTTTTAAATGAGTTTGGTGAAGGTCATTCTCAACTCTCAAAGTCTCAAGCAAAACATCAACACATTCCTCTCTTCATTGAGCATTAATTCACTAATATACGAAATGGGGTCACAAATTTGAAATCAGAGGAGCTTCTCCACGAGTCATGACCTTTTGTTTTCAATCTCAATAAGTAGGTAATGAGAAAATTACTCTAAAATTGAGAATGTCCCTTTTCACTCAAATTGATATCATCATATTTGAGTGATGTTGTACACATTACTTTTCTCACACCCAACAATGTTGAATAATACGTATATTATTCTTGTTGTTGTTATCATCATGTTTACACGACTTTTCCGTCACAATCTATATGTGGATGTTTTGAAATGTTTGAAACCATTATACTAATTGTAGAATTACTTTATACAAACTTCAATTAAAAAACTCACTTAACTATTTGAATTTTAAACATTAATATGATGCTCTTATTAGCTATCAATAACTTTCTAACCATTAATTTACTCTTACTTATGGTTATAATTCTGTATTACGAGCATAACATTTGAATTAACATCTTGAACTCTGATACATGGTTGAATAATGTCGAATAAAATCGGGTGAATGAGAATTATTCATTTTAGCAAACTCCTTTCTTATCAACACATGAAGTTGTTTCTCTCTCCAATGGTTGAACCTCGAATTTTAATGAGATTCGAAAACTTTTGAATTTGTAACCTGAAGCAATTTTCAAACTAACTTTGTCATTACAAGGGAATTCAAAagttaatataaaaaaaaatcattttcacCCCTATTATATTTGTGCTGAGGATTCAATTGAACCCTTACCTTTCTCGgttgtggctccgccactgcggCTCTCTCCCTCGAAAGGGAACGAAAAACAAAAGACCAGTGGATGATCTTACAAAGATTTTTGTGGGTTCTAGTCGAAGCAACGATGTCACTTGATATGACTATCTATAAATCGCAAATGGGATAAATCAAATTCAAGAAATGAAGGATGGTTACGTGAATTCATTTTTGCAACTAAATTTTTCCCATTTAATAATGATGACGTTGAAGTTGAGGCCATTGTTAAAGTTGGACCATTCGCATCTTTGTCACAGGCTGGACCTAATTGAAACAGTTGAATTGTTTTCTAGATctagttttactttcattttttCTCCCCATGTTTCTTGTGAAGTTTCAAAATGTATTTGTACAAACCAAAATAGATATTGAACTTTTAGATTATCAATTGTTGCATCACAAACTAAAGACCTTACGACTTACGAGTAGTAAGCATATAAACATGCTTTGCAGATTACCTAATTTACAGACTCACTTATTCTGGACTTAACAGAGATCAATGTTTAaaagtaggggtgtacaaagaaaaccgataacTCGCATCAAACCATCATCCGAGTCAAACCGGAAAAAAAAACCTGATTATGATTTAGTTTGATTTAGTTTGGTGATAGGAAAAAAATATCGACCATAATTGATTTAGTttggttttaattaaaaaaagtcaaaccgaaaccaaaccaaccctacaagtttttaaaatattttatacataaaaataatCATTGTAAtgtaatgtataaatatttttttaaataatttcatAGCTCTctcttttaatgtattatttcaagtttggacttagaaTTTTTGAATGGTCAACTATGTTTTATAGCTTAAAAAAGTTAGTAACTCAAATGAAGTCCAAAGCAAAATTAAATCAATATTAATgctaaccaaaaaaaaaatatcaagtcaatactaggaatgacaatATTGTTGGATATTGTTTTTTGTTTTGCATTGTTTTATACATTAataacttatttttattattacttAGTCATGTAATTAATACTTAGTACTTATTAGTCCTACTTATTTTATCATGATTTGGTacttttaaattatatttatttttattttggcttattaattagcaatatttattttatgcaacTTGTCGAGTATTTTAGTATAATATCATGACTCATCTCacattattttgtattattttttcgGATAACATCTCATATAGTTTTATCCTACTATGACCAAAAAAATATTAAagtataagttatatattttatgctatgaagagtTTATCGGTAAAATTCGAAAAACCCAAGAACCTGAGAAAACCGAAAAAttcgagaaaaatcgagattgaaaacccgacttttgttggtttggtttataaatttaaaaatctgagataattggtttggtttggtaattgaaaaatccgaactAACTCGACCAATGTACACCCCTATTTAAAAGTATATGAGTGATCATTGAGTTCGCATTTTATTTACTAACCCGACCTGCCTATATTTGAGCGGGTAAAATGAGCGATATTTTTTCCCCTCCATAGAATTAGGGGTGGGCATAGTTTCGGCAAACCTAAAATCCAAATCGAAATccgaatttttggatttttttgatTTGGGTATTCGGATTAtggatttaatttttaagttttttaAATTTCGGATTGAATATTGGATTTGGTACTTTGAATTTTTGGATATCCGAAAATTCGAAATtcttatactttatatttagtccATTATCCATATGTCAATAGTAATAAGTTTAATACCCTAACCActatatattgtcacgacccaatttcacttataggtcgtgatggcacccaacactatagctaggcaagccaagctaataaattaagcatatattaataaaatttaaaaaccaaaaaaataataaaacccaaattctaccaatgtgtgtgccaagacctggtgtcacaagtgtatgagcatctagtagattatacaaaacctcatatactgtctgaaataatatagacagaatgaaaaatacaaggagagacactagtagctgcagaacggctcagaaagacagctcgCCACTATgctcctggataacgtgggtgtaagacgataggtcccccactagtacttgccccaggtcctgcacaaaaagtgcagcaagtgtagtatgagtacgtaaacaacgtgtacccagtaagtatcaaacctaatctcgaagtggtagagacgagatggccgactttgacactcactatgggtcaataataataataaaaatacaactaggatattcaaataagcatgatttacagaatttaaaataatttatttaatcagcggaaataatcaaattccttcaaatgcagcaatcctcaatatattaattaaattccttcaattcaaataatttccaatttatcaattaatctcatttacaggaataacaatttatttctttaacaagcaagaataataattcattaaattccaagaattttgcaatttatcaattagctttacaagttgaaataactattaaagtatcgtgtaattattattattaagcacgatttctgccgaggacgtatgacccgatccagagtgtcgtgtacactgccgagggacgtgcggcacgatccatagatgcatctatcctgccgaggcgttcggcccgctccacaagaaaggaggacattttcttatgtacctccggaaggagagtatatttattataagataaattcgggaggatgaacaatttcttttaataattaattaatttaaacagaaaatcaagcatatgagatttccatcctttaatatctttatctaacaattcacaatatattcatatatagcaattaatattaattaaacaaagagtacagtttacacaagtaattcatgctttgagtcctaaactacccggcctttagcatttatagtagctacgcacggactctcgtcacctcgtgcgtacatagcccccgcaattagcaacaattattcattttaatccctatggggtaattttcccctcacaagattagacaagagacttacctcgtctcaaagtccacttcccgattatcgcgtcgcgtaaaattttcgattcaatgccgaaaatccgaaactatccaaaagttacataaaataattaatatatgttcaataattcgaaattcatctatcaaataaattaccctatctaaaatggtaaaatttctaaaattcaccccgggcccacgtgctcggattctgaaaatttttggatgaaaacgttacccataatctcaataactcgaatataatttttactcaattccataactattttcgtggttaaaatctcacttttataaaaatctaaattttttatctaaacccttgatttctaagatttacttgttataatctacccataatctatgtatttaactcaagggtgtagaattaacatacctcaaagttgttagttgaaatctcctctcaaaaagctccaaattcgcccaagaatgaaagaaaatgggcaaaaatggtgaattcccGTTCTTTCAAGTTTTCTGCCAAACaggactttcgcacctgcggaaaatccttgCAAGTGCGAGTTCCACTTGCCTggccaattctcgcatttgcacacaaagcttcgcacctgcgagttcgcaggtgcgcaaattctccgcatctgcggtcggTTTCCCCCTTCCCTTTTTTTCACTTCTGCGCACAAAAACTTGCAtctgccaggctcgcttctgcgagatactgccgcacctgcgagtgtttcacctgcggctggccaagtgcaggtgcgattctgaccgtagctgggagcttcagttttggctcccaacttccaacttggtccgagcctcgttcgGTTGAcgctcggggcccccgggaccccgcccgaacataccaacaagtttaaaatcataaaacagactcgctcgaactcacgaaacgcgtaaaacaacatcaaatctaagaatcataccctaaatcaaattgattcaaacttaaaaatttcaagttattcaaattacttccaatgcgccggaatacacttaaactactcggaatgacacaaaattttgcgtgcaagtcttaaatcattatacggaactattcccaaactcggaattccaaacggacttcaattattAAAAatactactccaaaccaaatttaaagaagtttaaaccttcaaatagttgagttttactattaagcatcaaaacgctcccgggttatccataACCTGATTCGGacttacgcccaagtccaaaactatcatacgaacctattggaaccgtcaaatcccaattccggggtcgttttctcaaaatattgaccgaagttaaacttgtccatttaaagttaacttaaggaaccaagtgttccgatttcaacccaaacgcttccaaatcccgaaccaaccatccccacaagtcataaattaataaaagcatgttcggggagttttattttagggaacgggtttctaaaagtcaaaatgaccggttgggtcattacattctccacctcttatacaaacgttcgtcctcgaacgggtttagaataatacctgaagtgctaaataagtgtcgatattttctccgcatgtcctcttcggcctcccaagtcgcttcctcgactggttggcccctccactggacctttacagcagaaatcctcttggacctcaactgatGAACCTGttaatcaacaatggcaaatggctcttcttcataacccaaactcttatctagctgaactatgCTGAAGGCCAATACATGTGATAGGTtagcatgatacttccgaagcatagatacatggaaaatcggatgaactcccgatagactgggaggcaatgcaagctcataagcaacctcccaaactcgtctcaacacttcaaatgagcctataaaccttgggctcaacttgcccttcttcccgaatctcataattcccttcatcggcgaaaccttcaagagaactttttcacctaccataaatgataaatcacgtgctttctgatccgtgtaactcttctgtcttgactgtgctgtacgaagtcactcctgaatcaaatttaccttttctaaggcatcctttaccaaattagtacaatataacttagcctcaccgggctcaaaccatccgataggtgaacggcatcaacggccatataaagcctcaaacgaagccatctcgatgctggattggtaactgttattataagcaaactcggccaaaggcaggaaacgatcccactgacctccaaagtcaatcacacataccctgagcatatcctccaaaatctgaactgtccgctctgactgcccatcggtctgcggataaaaaggtgtgctgagctctacacgggtccctaattcactctgtactcctctccagaaatgtgaagtaaactgagggcctctatctgatatgatggaaattggcaca
Encoded proteins:
- the LOC104120666 gene encoding transcription factor UNE10-like isoform X2 — encoded protein: MSHCTVPTWNPRHQRQEQAVEAEEPNKYPHVHNQQNQINHFMPMSKCEKVAELTWENPQIGMQGVGGILSMSQTKPTILGRAGDTLESIVHQATYHGQNQTSIQNYGQNQNLKFGMCVGKWGESSQHQMAPPPSTRTGGATVLAKKRMRSESYGGNLVGEDEYEERSACASASATFCRENDTTMVTWPSFDESSRSIKSKTTCDEDSACHDGGSENKEEEHETKGSNSSRRSRAAVVHNQSERRRRDRINQKMKTLQRLVPNASKTDKASMLDEVINYLKQLQAQVQLMSSARNMAPQMMMPLGMHQHIQMSLLARMGMGVGLGMGMGMFDMTALARAAAPHQSLTTHYPIHTNPIANPTNPFIPPAFAMPTAPAIPSAAQANTVGRATTAVTPAPYSAFLTQSMDTEYFNNMAALYRQQANNHSTQTTDSKLNQGNLNIQGQRE
- the LOC104120666 gene encoding transcription factor UNE10-like isoform X3; this translates as MWSLPGSHVNARYFVHRIMLPFILFLIYMSKCEKVAELTWENPQIGMQGVGGILSMSQTKPTILGRAGDTLESIVHQATYHGQNQTSIQNYGQNQNLKFGMCVGKWGESSQHQMAPPPSTRTGGATVLAKKRMRSESYGGNLVGEDEYEERSACASASATFCRENDTTMVTWPSFDESSRSIKSKTTCDEDSACHDGGSQENKEEEHETKGSNSSRRSRAAVVHNQSERRRRDRINQKMKTLQRLVPNASKTDKASMLDEVINYLKQLQAQVQLMSSARNMAPQMMMPLGMHQHIQMSLLARMGMGVGLGMGMGMFDMTALARAAAPHQSLTTHYPIHTNPIANPTNPFIPPAFAMPTAPAIPSAAQANTVGRATTAVTPAPYSAFLTQSMDTEYFNNMAALYRQQANNHSTQTTDSKLNQGNLNIQGQRE
- the LOC104120666 gene encoding transcription factor UNE10-like isoform X4, with protein sequence MLVLGSKCEKVAELTWENPQIGMQGVGGILSMSQTKPTILGRAGDTLESIVHQATYHGQNQTSIQNYGQNQNLKFGMCVGKWGESSQHQMAPPPSTRTGGATVLAKKRMRSESYGGNLVGEDEYEERSACASASATFCRENDTTMVTWPSFDESSRSIKSKTTCDEDSACHDGGSQENKEEEHETKGSNSSRRSRAAVVHNQSERRRRDRINQKMKTLQRLVPNASKTDKASMLDEVINYLKQLQAQVQLMSSARNMAPQMMMPLGMHQHIQMSLLARMGMGVGLGMGMGMFDMTALARAAAPHQSLTTHYPIHTNPIANPTNPFIPPAFAMPTAPAIPSAAQANTVGRATTAVTPAPYSAFLTQSMDTEYFNNMAALYRQQANNHSTQTTDSKLNQGNLNIQGQRE
- the LOC104120666 gene encoding transcription factor UNE10-like isoform X1, which encodes MSHCTVPTWNPRHQRQEQAVEAEEPNKYPHVHNQQNQINHFMPMSKCEKVAELTWENPQIGMQGVGGILSMSQTKPTILGRAGDTLESIVHQATYHGQNQTSIQNYGQNQNLKFGMCVGKWGESSQHQMAPPPSTRTGGATVLAKKRMRSESYGGNLVGEDEYEERSACASASATFCRENDTTMVTWPSFDESSRSIKSKTTCDEDSACHDGGSQENKEEEHETKGSNSSRRSRAAVVHNQSERRRRDRINQKMKTLQRLVPNASKTDKASMLDEVINYLKQLQAQVQLMSSARNMAPQMMMPLGMHQHIQMSLLARMGMGVGLGMGMGMFDMTALARAAAPHQSLTTHYPIHTNPIANPTNPFIPPAFAMPTAPAIPSAAQANTVGRATTAVTPAPYSAFLTQSMDTEYFNNMAALYRQQANNHSTQTTDSKLNQGNLNIQGQRE